One uncultured Carboxylicivirga sp. genomic window, AGCAACCATTATGGGTGACGGAAGTATTGCTTTGGTGATAGACACAAATAGAATGATCCATAGTAACGCAGCTAAGAAATACCGAACTAAGAAATGAGCATAATGAAAGATCAAATTACATCACTGATTTCGTTTTACGTGAACAAAGAAGTCTTCGCATTTGATACTCTTAAAGTGCGAAATATTCTGGAGTTCGGAAAGATTACCTGGGTTCCTAATACAAAGGATTATATCTTGGGTGTTATGAATTTGCATGGGAATATTTTTCCGGTGGCAGATTTGCGGGTGATGATGGCAACAGAGCATATCGAAAACACTGCAGATACTTCAATTATTGTTGTTTCCAGCGATGGAAAAAATGATTCCTTAATTGGAATTGTAGTTGACGGCGTTAAAGAAGTTTTCGATATTGATGGATTGGAGATAAAAGAATCGGTTTACCATGGCAATTCAGGATTTGTAAATTCATTCCTGGGTACAATTCATAAAAATGAAGAATTTGTGCATATAATTGATTTGGATGAAACTGTTATGGAAATTGAAAATTAAAAATGGAATTAATGAGTGAGCTAATCAATGCATATCTGACTTTTTCTGTAGGTACCAATACTTTTGGAGTGCATGTTGGTAAGGTGGTTGAGATTCTGGAGTACGAGAAACCAAAATCAGTGCCTGAAAGCTTGCCATATATCACCGGAGTAATTGACCATAGAGAAAATATTGTTCCTGTAATTGATACCGGTTTAAAGTTTAATTTGGGACCAATTGATATAACACCTCAAACGTGTATTGTGGTGCTGGAAATAGATAAGCCGGGTGGATCTGGAAAATTTATTATCGGAGCTGTTGTTGATGCTGTTTCTGATGTATTTGAATCGGAAATGGAAAAAATAAAAACGATTGAGAACGATTTTAAGCCTGGATATATTTCGGCAACCTATAAAACAGAGGATAATCTGGTTATGATATTGAATACCGAAGAAGTTTTCAATGATAAGGATATTATCGCTCTTGACGAGATCAGGAAAAGTATAGAGGCAGAATAGAATGTTCAAGGGTAAGGAGAATAACGTTCAAAAAGACCTGGATTGCTTTAAAGCAGAGCTGTCCGATGCCGATTTCAAGGCATTCAGTGAGTTTATTTATACCGAATATGGTATTAAGATGCCGCCCATTAAGCGTATCATGCTTCAGGGAAGATTATTGAAGCGAATACGCGAACTAAATATGCAGTCGTATACCGAGTATAAAGACTACTTTTTTAGTAAAGAAGGACAGGCAAAAGAGATCTTTAACTTTTTGAATGTTGTTACAACCAATAAAACTGATTTTTTCAGAGAACCTGTTCATTTCGATTTCCTGCAAAACCAGATTTTGCCACAATATGGAGAGGCGAATAGAGGATTGAAGGTATGGAGTGCCGGCTGTTCGAGCGGTGAAGAGCTTTATACGATCTCTATAGTGCTGAATGAGTTTAAAGCAAAAAATCCGTTGTTTAACTTTACTATTTTGGGATCAGATATATCCAATAAAGTTCTTACAACGGCTTCAAGAGGAGTTTACGGAGAGCATAAAGTTGCCCTGATTCCACTTGAAATGAAAAAAAAATATTTTTTAAAGAGTAAAGATAGAGATAACCCATCGGTTAGGGTAAAGCCAGAGTTGCAAAAAAATATTGCATTGAAGTATGTTAATCTAATGGATAATTCATTTGATGTAGGAGATAATTTTGATGTAATATTTTGTCGTAACGTTTTAATATATTTTGACAGAGCCACACAAGAAAGAGTAATTAATAAGCTGTGTCAGTATTTAAAACCAGGGGGATACTTCTTTATTGGTCACTCAGAATCATTATCGGGGATGAATGTGCCATTAAAACATATCAAACCCACCATATTTAGAAAAGAATAAAAGTAAGTCCGGAATAAAATAAAACAAGAATTATGAGTAACTTAACGGATAAGCAACTTTTGCGCGAGTTGAAAATTAGAATTGATGAAAGAAAGAAGCTCGATACAGAGATGAAAGAGCTTTCTAAAGATTTTCAGACAGTAACGAAAAAGTTGAAGGAATCGGAAGCCTTAAAGAGTCACTTCATTTCAAATATTTCTAATGAAATAGTTAACCCGTTTACTTCCATTCTTGGGTTGTCTAAAGCTATTTTATCAGTAGAAAAAAACGATTGGAAAAAAGTGGTTTCGATGGTAGCACTTATCCATAGTGAAGCCTTTAACCTGGACTTCCAGTTAAGAAACATCTTTGTGGCAGCAAAGATTGAAGCAGGTGAAATTGCTCCGAATATTACCAAAGTTAATATCAGAAGTCTTACTCAAACGGTAATTGATTCATTTAATATCATCTCGCGTAAGATGGGTATTGAAATCGATTTGCAGTTTAATATTGAATATGGTTTTGGAAAACATTTCTATTTCAAAACAGACTCTGAAAAACTTAAATTGATTTTGAGTAACCTTATCAACAATGCCTTAAAATACAGTTATAAAGACAGTAAGGTGATTGTGAAGATTTGGGTTGATGATGATATTTTAAATGTCTCTGTTCAGGATTTTGGAACGGGTATTTCAGAAAAGAATCAAAAGATCATTTTTGAACGTTTTAAAAGGCTGGATTCAGGAATTAATTCTATCAACCGTGGACACGGTTTAGGATTATCCATTACCAAAGCATTGCTTGATGTGTTGGGTGGTAAAATTGAGATTGATAGTAAAAAAGG contains:
- a CDS encoding chemotaxis protein CheW, with amino-acid sequence MKDQITSLISFYVNKEVFAFDTLKVRNILEFGKITWVPNTKDYILGVMNLHGNIFPVADLRVMMATEHIENTADTSIIVVSSDGKNDSLIGIVVDGVKEVFDIDGLEIKESVYHGNSGFVNSFLGTIHKNEEFVHIIDLDETVMEIEN
- a CDS encoding chemotaxis protein CheW translates to MSELINAYLTFSVGTNTFGVHVGKVVEILEYEKPKSVPESLPYITGVIDHRENIVPVIDTGLKFNLGPIDITPQTCIVVLEIDKPGGSGKFIIGAVVDAVSDVFESEMEKIKTIENDFKPGYISATYKTEDNLVMILNTEEVFNDKDIIALDEIRKSIEAE
- a CDS encoding protein-glutamate O-methyltransferase CheR, which gives rise to MFKGKENNVQKDLDCFKAELSDADFKAFSEFIYTEYGIKMPPIKRIMLQGRLLKRIRELNMQSYTEYKDYFFSKEGQAKEIFNFLNVVTTNKTDFFREPVHFDFLQNQILPQYGEANRGLKVWSAGCSSGEELYTISIVLNEFKAKNPLFNFTILGSDISNKVLTTASRGVYGEHKVALIPLEMKKKYFLKSKDRDNPSVRVKPELQKNIALKYVNLMDNSFDVGDNFDVIFCRNVLIYFDRATQERVINKLCQYLKPGGYFFIGHSESLSGMNVPLKHIKPTIFRKE
- a CDS encoding HAMP domain-containing sensor histidine kinase yields the protein MSNLTDKQLLRELKIRIDERKKLDTEMKELSKDFQTVTKKLKESEALKSHFISNISNEIVNPFTSILGLSKAILSVEKNDWKKVVSMVALIHSEAFNLDFQLRNIFVAAKIEAGEIAPNITKVNIRSLTQTVIDSFNIISRKMGIEIDLQFNIEYGFGKHFYFKTDSEKLKLILSNLINNALKYSYKDSKVIVKIWVDDDILNVSVQDFGTGISEKNQKIIFERFKRLDSGINSINRGHGLGLSITKALLDVLGGKIEIDSKKGEGSTFTISLPEAKNMIEGFSGDGNDVFFDEGDEIF